A single genomic interval of Candidatus Binataceae bacterium harbors:
- the murJ gene encoding murein biosynthesis integral membrane protein MurJ, giving the protein MSAIPPRSSPVATRSHHEAPAETGPAASGDKVRGGTSLALLVGAGILLSRIAGLIRESIFAHYLGNSAAADAFKAGFRIPNILQNLFGEGVLSASFIPVYSRLLSEGEEEAADLLAWSVGAILGLAIAILVVAGVLFTPYLIDAIAPGFHGARRDLTIRIVRILFPGAGLLVMSAWCLGVLNSHHRFFASYTAPVAWNAAIIAALIFYGPRSTQDGLALKAAWGSVAGAALQIIVQLPQTLPLLGPLRIHFARVRTELRNVFNNLMPVIASRGVAQVSGYIDNLLASLLPVGAVAGLNYAQILYLLPVSLFGMSVAAAELPAMSRVTVATNTASAEALRARLNAGLRQISFMVVPSAAAFLIIGDVIVALLFQSGAFKHRDALYVWAILAGSAVGLLAATMSRLYNSTYYAMWDTRTPLRYALIRVGLTLVLGYLCAIILPPLFGIPMRWGVAGLSASAGVAAWVEFTLLRRSLNRRLGWTGLERRYLIQLWAMALAAGAIAFAVKHEVHRGPRLTALAVIPVYGAVYLGLAWWSGLPELSRITGFAVSRAKRIVR; this is encoded by the coding sequence TTGAGCGCGATTCCTCCAAGGAGCTCGCCGGTCGCAACTCGAAGCCATCACGAAGCGCCAGCGGAAACCGGTCCGGCCGCAAGCGGCGACAAGGTTCGCGGCGGCACTAGCCTCGCGTTGCTGGTGGGCGCGGGAATCCTGCTGAGCCGGATCGCCGGACTCATCCGCGAGAGTATTTTCGCACACTATCTGGGCAACTCAGCGGCCGCCGACGCCTTCAAGGCCGGCTTCAGAATTCCGAATATCCTGCAGAATCTCTTCGGCGAGGGCGTGCTCTCGGCCTCGTTCATTCCGGTTTACAGCCGGCTGCTCAGCGAGGGCGAGGAAGAGGCGGCTGACCTGCTGGCGTGGTCCGTCGGTGCGATCCTTGGGCTGGCGATCGCGATCCTGGTGGTCGCGGGCGTGCTCTTCACCCCCTATCTGATCGACGCGATCGCGCCGGGCTTTCACGGCGCGCGCCGCGACCTGACCATCCGCATCGTGCGCATCCTGTTTCCCGGCGCTGGGCTGCTCGTGATGTCGGCCTGGTGCCTCGGCGTCCTCAACAGCCACCATCGGTTCTTCGCCTCCTACACGGCGCCGGTGGCGTGGAACGCCGCGATTATCGCCGCGCTGATCTTTTACGGCCCGCGCAGCACTCAGGACGGGCTTGCGCTCAAGGCGGCGTGGGGCTCGGTCGCCGGGGCGGCACTCCAGATTATCGTCCAACTACCGCAGACGCTCCCATTGCTAGGCCCACTGCGTATCCATTTCGCGCGAGTGCGGACGGAGCTGCGCAACGTCTTCAACAACCTGATGCCGGTGATCGCCAGTCGCGGCGTCGCGCAGGTCAGCGGCTATATCGATAATCTGCTCGCGAGCCTGCTCCCGGTCGGCGCAGTGGCCGGGCTCAACTACGCGCAGATTCTCTACCTCCTGCCGGTGAGCCTGTTCGGGATGTCGGTGGCGGCGGCGGAGCTGCCCGCGATGTCGCGCGTGACGGTCGCGACCAACACCGCGTCCGCCGAGGCGCTGCGCGCGCGGCTCAATGCCGGACTGCGGCAGATCTCGTTCATGGTGGTGCCATCGGCCGCGGCCTTTCTGATCATCGGCGACGTCATCGTGGCACTGCTGTTCCAGTCGGGCGCCTTCAAGCATCGCGACGCACTCTACGTCTGGGCGATCCTCGCCGGCTCGGCGGTCGGCTTGCTGGCCGCCACGATGAGCCGGCTCTACAACTCGACCTACTACGCGATGTGGGACACGCGCACACCTTTACGTTATGCGCTGATCCGGGTCGGCCTGACACTTGTGTTGGGCTACCTCTGCGCGATTATTCTGCCGCCGCTCTTCGGCATCCCGATGCGCTGGGGCGTCGCCGGATTGTCGGCGTCGGCCGGCGTCGCGGCGTGGGTCGAGTTCACGTTGCTGCGGCGCAGCCTGAACCGGCGCCTCGGATGGACCGGGCTGGAGCGGCGCTATCTCATCCAGCTGTGGGCGATGGCGCTCGCCGCGGGAGCGATCGCGTTTGCAGTCAAACACGAAGTCCACCGCGGCCCGCGCCTGACCGCACTCGCAGTGATCCCAGTGTACGGGGCCGTATACCTGGGCCTCGCGTGGTGGAGCGGACTTCCGGAGTTATCGCGAATTACAGGGTTTGCCGTCTCCCGGGCAAAACGGATCGTACGTTAA
- a CDS encoding YkgJ family cysteine cluster protein — MALSFSYSMSKTIRHTFSYSCNQCGRCCRDQVIALSPYDVIRIARAAGISTAETVREYTLRRGSILKFKDDGTCRALAGVRCTIHAGRPLACRLYPLGLERDLDGRENFIRLEPAIGSRGIYGESGTIADFLEAQGVPEYLAANDAYRQLLDLMRARVAALGDFTIVEPHEFWRVATREALAENNFDPNPLIDALFDADRFAGRGDSGAATMRAHLEALNDLIRIEKNPASLAAAAVMLAVSLGHPPVARAADLP; from the coding sequence GTGGCACTCTCTTTCTCCTACTCGATGAGCAAAACGATTCGCCACACTTTCTCGTATTCCTGCAATCAGTGCGGGCGATGCTGCCGCGATCAGGTGATTGCGCTGTCGCCGTATGACGTGATTCGGATCGCGCGGGCCGCGGGAATTTCGACGGCTGAGACGGTGCGGGAATATACCCTCCGGCGCGGATCGATTCTAAAGTTCAAAGACGACGGAACCTGCCGCGCGCTCGCGGGCGTGCGATGCACGATTCATGCGGGACGCCCGCTAGCCTGCCGGCTCTATCCTTTGGGTCTCGAACGCGACCTCGATGGGCGCGAGAATTTCATCCGGCTCGAACCGGCGATCGGCTCGCGCGGGATCTATGGCGAGAGCGGCACGATCGCTGATTTCCTCGAGGCGCAGGGCGTCCCGGAGTATCTGGCCGCAAACGACGCTTATCGGCAGTTGCTCGATCTGATGCGTGCGCGCGTCGCGGCACTGGGCGATTTCACGATCGTGGAGCCGCACGAGTTCTGGCGCGTCGCGACCCGCGAGGCCCTGGCCGAAAACAATTTCGATCCGAATCCGCTGATCGACGCGCTGTTCGACGCCGATCGCTTCGCCGGCCGCGGCGATTCCGGGGCAGCCACGATGCGCGCGCATCTCGAGGCGCTCAATGACCTGATCCGGATCGAGAAGAATCCCGCGAGCCTCGCCGCCGCCGCGGTTATGCTCGCGGTCAGCCTGGGCCATCCGCCCGTCGCGCGGGCAGCCGATCTGCCCTAG
- a CDS encoding peroxiredoxin produces the protein MSGFFNLFFPWLARAEMLKVGTPAPAFSTTAVVGEQTVPIKLSDYRGRKVVLYFYPKDSTPGCTKEACAFRDGYAQLSRWGIALLGCSIDSADAHRAFAKKYRLSFPLLLDPGNKIAKAYGADNGIPILGLDRRVTYVIGEDGNILKVYPNVDPSIHATQIIQDLGADKTPPSPTATPSPTATPNGAATPSKNRDDSE, from the coding sequence ATGAGCGGATTTTTCAACCTGTTCTTTCCGTGGCTGGCGCGCGCCGAAATGCTCAAAGTGGGAACGCCGGCGCCCGCCTTCTCTACCACCGCCGTGGTTGGCGAGCAGACGGTGCCGATCAAGCTCAGTGACTATCGCGGGCGCAAAGTCGTGCTCTACTTCTATCCCAAGGACAGCACGCCCGGGTGCACGAAGGAGGCCTGCGCCTTCCGCGACGGCTACGCGCAGTTGAGCCGATGGGGTATCGCGCTCCTCGGATGCAGTATCGACAGTGCCGACGCCCATCGGGCGTTCGCCAAAAAATACCGGCTCTCGTTTCCCCTGTTGCTCGATCCGGGCAACAAGATCGCCAAGGCCTACGGCGCTGACAACGGTATCCCGATCCTCGGACTTGATCGGCGCGTCACTTACGTGATCGGCGAGGACGGCAACATCCTCAAGGTCTATCCGAACGTCGATCCGTCGATTCACGCGACGCAGATTATCCAGGACCTCGGCGCCGACAAGACACCGCCCTCACCGACTGCTACACCTTCCCCAACTGCGACGCCCAATGGTGCTGCGACACCGTCCAAAAATCGGGACGACAGCGAATAG